cttACATGTGAATGTTTATACTGTCCCATTAACCCAATTTGTTGTTACTGTTTATAGCAGAATGCAACTGCACAATCCAAGAAAGGGGCCAAGAAAGGGGCTGGCACAACTAGGACTCCAAAACCCAACAAGATCCCTGCCAAGACAACAACACAGCCAGCAACAAGAGTTCATCCAAAGAGGAAGAGCAGTACACAAGTTGGAGGAAGCCAGGAGTCACAGACATCATCCAAGAGAGCTAGATGCAGCAGCAGTGTCAGTCAACCACAACCATCAACAGCAACAGTCACTAGCCCATCTAGGAGGACCCTGAGGTTCATGGCAAAAACACCACCTAGGGCCTGGAAGGCATTGGGATGAAGAACATAGTAGATTTTAGTGATTCCATCTGTTTTGTAATGAATCTGTCAATGACCAAGGGCTAATGTCCATGTGATACTTTAGACACCCTACTTTAAGACTACTACTGTCATGTTGATCTCTTTTGTGTTGTTACCTTTTCATGGTTGTATTTAAGGCTTGTTTGGATATTGTTATGGTTAAGAGAAGCTACTTTAAGACTTCTCCCTTATCTAATGAATTACATGAATTTTCAGCAACAAAGTTATGTGAATTGGCAAATTAAGCCTTGTTTTTATTAGTAGATGAAACTGAAATAAACTTGTACAGAGCCAAATAATNNNNNNNNNNNNNNNNNNNNNNNNNNNNNNNNNNNNNNNNNNNNNNNNNNNNNNNNNNNNNNNNNNNNNNNNNNNNNNNNNNNNNNNNNNNNNNNNNNNNAtatttgaaaattcaaaattaaattattaagttAAACTAAACTAACCTTGATATATGCAAGATGGAGGGTTATCAAAATCAGACAAAGAGAGGTGTTTATAGGCAAGACCAATATCAATGATAATGAGACCTGATGATGGATCTGTAACTATGATGCCCTTAACTGGTAGCCAAATGAAAAGCTCTTCTTGATACATGCCTTCAAATACTTTCAGTTGTCCAAAACTCAAGTTAGTTCTTACCACACTGTTGAAAAACACTCTTGTTTCATATTGAGCGAGACAAGGGTGATGCATTTGGACCTCTAAAAAGCCAGTTTCATCCAAGGTATAGGATTTGACATTGTTTGGAAACAGTCCCGCTGGAAGACCATAGCTACGGAGAACGTCATGTACTGAGTAATAAGTGTACTCATTGGATGTCATTGTGTAAGGGATAAGGAGAACTAAAatgagaaaaaggaaagaaaatgaaagtgtTGACATCAGAGACATCGTGATAAAGATGGATTTGAGATTAGATTTTAAGGTTTTGGAGTTGAAATTTGAGgtttttatacactttttacgAGGTTTTTGAGTACTGTGTACTCTAGTGTGATTGAAAGTGTGAGTGATTGAAAGTGTGAGTGCCAGAAAGCATTGTTTGTGAAATCATAGCTGGAACCATTTGGGATTACCATGTTATTATCATTTTCATTTGCATTATTTATTACGTCTAGAACCATCTGACATTGCAGTATTTACGCCTCTCGCTTGCCTTTTTTTTGGGTAAAGTACAAATTACTTtgaaaatttagatataattacttttgatttgtgtGAAAGATATTTAGCTAAATTACTTTTCCTTCatccattttaaattaaaggtctacttttaaaattttaccttTTCCATAAATAATTGTCCCTCAATCAATCAATTTGGGATATATTTAAAATGAGTACAACAATTATGTGTTTATTGAATATCATATTTATATAGATTATTAcattttattagataaaaatcaaaagctaataTAAAGAAAGAGTATTGATGGActctaataaatacaaaatattttagtacataaataaatactttaagaCACAATATTTTAAATAGCAACAtaatcttttattcttaaataattaatataaaatatatgaatattttttattcattaagataaattattatacaaaatttttttataatattaaaaaattatattaaaataatattttaaactgtAACATAAGGAAGATTTATTGATTATAAAGGATCATTaggaagatttaattattataaaggaCCATtagaaagatttaattattaaaaaggacctttaattttaaaattatttagaaagacttattttataatatttaaaaaaaagaccaAATTTTTGTTGTGAAGAGACAAATATATccttacattatttttttatttatttcttcttttaacataatttttttctaattatctATGACACTCAAATCCTTATTCTTCATCTATAACTTATAGAGACATTTGTTGCTGCCAATCACAAAATGTAAGACCTGGGAAGTTGATTTTCTAATGCTGCATTTGGTATATCCTTGCAGAAACATTACTATTGAGTAACATGTTTCTTTCAAACTCGTTTTTAGATTTTAATGTCTCTTCCCTCATTATTGgttatttattgttttatatttttgcaTAGACATGAAATCTACTGTTCGTcgacaaattttttgttattttcacgTTGGAGGTAATATTGAAGTTGTACCAAAACAGAAAATCATTTATCATGGAGGAAAAATCATAGGAGAGCTAATTGAAGTAGGATGCACGCATtcaaatttaatacataagaTATGGCTTCGAACCAAGAAAAATATGCAGAATAAATGCATTACCTATACAGTCAAATTTAATCAATCTCAACTCATAGATCTCATTGATACTGATAGTGTTAACCAATTGATCACATTCAATGATGACAACGTTCATGACAGGTATGTATTCCAACTGGgttatctttttataaattttatcatattaGTGATTAGCGAATTGTTATGaaagtaatttaatttttttatgattagtaCACTATCAAGTAATTCAACTCAAGGAGTCGACGTCTTTACTAATATTGATGGTCAAAATCCATTGACACAAATTCTATGTACAACCCAACTTGTCCCTACACCTCAGGTTATCAATGGTTCTGCTAAGTGGAATGATCTTATAAAGGAAGAAggatatatttttcaaaatgcaaGTAAGCTGAGGAAAGTATTATTTGAATATGGTATTGCTCATAAGTTTACATACAAGTTCTTAAAGAACAGTTCAGGTAAAATAATTTGTATCTACAAGGTTGAAGGTTGTCCGTGGAAATTGTCGGCTTATGCTATAGGAAAAAAGTACTTCGTTCCTCGTGGTGAGACATTTTATCAAGAATCATAAGCACTCAGCTCAAGATGTATTGGAGAGTACTCACTCTTTTAGATCTAATTTGGTGTCTTCAATTATTGTCGACAAGTTGAGATTAACTCCTGACAAGTTGCCTAATGACATACGAAATGATATTTTCAAGGAATACGGATTTTCACTAACATATCACCAAGCTTGGGCTGCAAAGGAGAAAGCATTAGCTGAAATTAATGGTGTACCTAAAGATTCATATATGCTAATTCCTTGGATATGTAATTGTTTAGTGAAAACTGATCCACAAACTGTTGCAAAATGGACATGCTCTCCtggtttttaatttcaaaagctTTTTGTTGCATATGGGTGTTGTGTGACAGGTTTTCTTCGTGGAGTAAGGCCTATATTATTATTGATGGTTGCCACTTAAGTGGTCCATACAAGGGAACTCTTCTAGCTGCCTCTACATGCGATGCAAATAATGATTTATTTCCGATTGCGTATGCAATTGTTAGTGCTGAAAATAATGAGAATTGGCTTTGGGTCATATCTAATTTAAAAGAACTAACTGGGTCAATTCTAGTTACGTTAATATCTATAGGCATCCATCAATTATTGCAGCTGTGGAGCAAGTATATGACAGGGATAGACATGCTTATTGTTATCGACATGTGAAAGAAATTTTTTGTGCAGAAACTAAAAAGTTACAGAGGGAAATACGCGGTGAAGTAAAAGAAGATGCAAAAAAGCTATTAGACGCAGTTTGTTATACCCGTTTTGGCACAGATTTTACAGAAGCTGTGGAACAACTGCATTTTCACCAGAACTTACAAATTGGTTAGAGATTACAGGAGATATTAACAAATGGACAAAGTCTCAATTTCCTCATCGACGATGGGACCTCATAACTACTAATGTAGCTGAATCATTTAATTCATGGATAAGAAAAGAGATGACTCATAGTATTTGTGCTTTAATAACAGAGCATAGAGACAAACTTGCAAATCTGTTATATATTGCAAAGTTAGAGATGACTAAATGGAAGAATGAAGTTGGGCCaaagattgataaaatattGATGGAGCATGTAGCTAGAAGTGAGTTTCTTAAAGCAGTGAGATATGTAGATCATAATGTTATGGTTAGAAGGTCAAATGTTGATGTATGTGTGAATCTATTACGCAAAGAATGTACATGTCTTGAATGGAAAATGACTGAAATTCCATGTCCACATGCTTGTGCtgcaattaaattattacatgGTAACATCTACACCTATGTAGAGGAGTGCTATCTGAAAAGTTGACAAGAAAAGATTTATGCGAACAGTATGATCCCAATTGAAACTCATGACATGCCTGATGTCAACAACCTGACCTTAATAGACTGggagaataatatttttcttatgcCACCTACAACAACTCGTCCTCCAGGAAGACCATGCAAGAAGCGCCAAGAGTCACAATTTCAAGATGTGCATGTTTACAAATGTAGCTGATGTGATCAGAGTGGTCATAATCGTTCTAAatgtagaaatcctaatccaaaaaaaatatgaatttttttaggtAGTTCTAACTTTATAGATTGTCATATTTAGAATTGCAATATTGGTTTTTCTTAAGTTATGCATATTAGGTGATTCTGCTAAGTTTCTTAATTGTATTTGTGAAAGTCTACACTTAAACTTTATAGttttactttgattttaataGCGTTTCTGCAAATATACACTTGAATTATGCAACAGGTTTGGCTTTGGTCTATTATGCAAATCTGCACTAAAGTTGCAGCATTTAGTAAATAAAAAtctgtaatttaattttttctatgattttgcactaatattttgtaattttctgcACAAACTCTgcaattttacactaaaattgTGTAACTCTGCTCATTGTTAAACAAAACAATCTTAGAAAAAGAAACACTTtctataaaattttcaattaatatttttattacaagtTAAAGATCCAATGAATTATTGTGCTTCCATACCAGTcttccaataaaattagaccACTCTAATGTTTTCATACCATTATTCCTTATGCTTCATTGATAGCCTTGATAGTTTCTAGTTACTAATAATCATGGACAATGATAATCACACTCATCAAAAAGAAATTCATATTTCAAATCAATTCAGGTTCATAGACTCAATGAGGCTGTAGAGAAACATTTCAGCTTCTCTTTCAATCTGTTTTCAAGCAAGAGATAGAATTCATGTTTGAAAGTAACCTGATTCTCCCTACAGTCATGTGTACTCAATGATGTTTCAATGTAGATAATACATTACACTCTAATCAACTCTCTAAATTTTCAGATAAGGAGAAGCCGAATCTCGAAGCCGGAACAGAATAGTCACTGACCATAACATAGAAACCTACTTTGCACCTAAAAGTGACTTAATGATAGTATCACTCATACCATCAAGATAAGGGAACAAGTGACCAAATTCTTTGAGTTCATGATACTGAATCCAGGAAAGATTTTTGGCGATGTATCGTTGCACTATAACAGACACCATCAAATCTTCCTCTCTATGCTAAAGAAGATGGACAGAAGCTTCATTATTTGAAAATGGGTTTTCAAGATCCAAAAGACTAAAATCCCATTTACCAAATCTAATATTTAAGTCATGGTGGAGAGTCACGTATTCTCCTTGCTGTCTTGCCTGAGTCTATAGAAATAAAGTACAAAGTGAAATAAAAAACTTTGGTTAATTCTCTGGCAAAACAATCACCataaacttttattattataaccaatataaattattttaggtCACTAAATTGTAGCCACCTAAAGGTTAGTAGTGATACTTACCACATGACCCTTTTTATTAGACCAAATTGTTGAAGTAAGCTCTTTATCTTCGAAATCctgcattttttttatgtaaacatAATTAAGAGTCATGACATATAATTAGGTTCTTCTAATTAGACAAATAGAAAGAAATGCTACAATCATAAGCAATGCCAAAGCATTGTGTTTAAAGTCCATGAAAAATTTTAGAACACAAGTTTAGAAACAAAAACTGATCCATCTTTATTTTCAGCCTCGTACCAAACACACCTTGAACATAAACCCTTTCAAATTCagattcattcattcattaatgtATTTTTCAATATAGACAACAAGTGTTATTAGAGTTCTTACTGGGGCCAAAGATAACGCTCTTAACATCAATAATGCACTACTATATTCATTAAAAAAACTGTAACTTAGATTTTGTTTAATGCATATGCCCTTATAACTTGaaagaaacaaaattgaaaatcaCATTAAAATTGACTAATAGCATCATCAGGTTTGAATTAAGGCATTTTTAGATCACACTAAAATCTTATCCATGAATTGAAAATGTTCAAACTTCATCATGTATTGCAGTTTTCACCTTAAAAACTATACAATTTTTAATTTCAGGGATACTAATATAGCTCAAAAGCTTAAGGCAGGGACTTGAACCTGATATAAGCGTGTGGCTTTGGGGAGCTTCAGGTGGGGCTTGCTGCTGCGAGCGACTGGAGGAGTCAAAGGAGCGATGGTCGACGTGGGACGAATGAGTTTCACCGCCGGCGGCGAGCTTCAGAAGACGATTCTGCCCGAAGATGATGATTTTGCCTCTGACAGCCTCGCTAGATGGTGATGAAGACGAATGTCTTTTGACGCGACGAAGACGGCATCCTGATACAACGATTCTACCTTTGGCAAATCTTCTCAAGCGCGTGCCACTGACGTTTCCCTCAGACTGGTTAAGGAGTGAGTTTGAGCATGGGTGAAGAAGATGGGAAAAGAAAACAAggggaaggagaagaaagatTATTGGGATAAtattgtcttttcaatttttattttttttgtttttatttttaataatatataaattagtcctttttttataattttaaaattaataatccgttttattaattaagtttTGTTAATGAtcctttatattaatttttccaAAATCCAAAGCTAATATAAAGAAAGAGTATTGATGgattctaataaatataaaatattttagtacataaataaatactttaagaCACAATATTTTAAATAGCAACAtaatcttttattcttaaataattaatataaaatatatNNNNNNNNNNNNNNNNNNNNNNNNNNNNNNNNNNNNNNNNNNNNNNNNNNNNNNNNNNNNNNNNNNNNNNNNNNNNNNNNNNNNNNNNNNNNNNNNNNNNNNNNNNNNNNNNNNNNNNNNNNNNNNNaaataattaaattttatattacttgacaaataattaaattattataatcaaaatttattaactaactatttttgttaaagatattattatataatataatttttcatcaaaatatgttaaaaatataatttatttaaaatattatatataatacataaaaatattaattttttaagttataaaaacagaataaataatataattttagatgATGAATTTTAAGGTTtctttttacatatatatttttgttgttaagaATAGTGTGTGACAAACAAatatttagagagagaaaaattgagGAAAATATCTGATAGTATTCAGATCAATGTGTTTTATCCCCTAAGCACGTAAAGCGGTTATTGATTAAGTATGACAAATATAATTATGTTGATGGGTctcaatttgaatatttttttatttttataaaatactatCTATTTTGGGTCATGTCATATTTAcaaaatagttatatttttgttttacattAAAATACGTACTAAGTATTCATATATTTTGGAGAGGATGGGGCGATCTGAAACTTAGAGAATGTtggaaattttaaaaagaatgtAATCAGTGATCAAAATATTGTGAAGCAAATAAAAAGTTGGGATGAAgacttggttaaaaatagaGTTGTTTGGGTCTTGACAGTGAAATCAGGACTGTCTCATATGACGAGAAAGACGATATTATGACAGCTCTTCCAGCACAGAATGAAGTGTTTATACAGAAACGAAGACAAGCAAAGCAAAAGGAGAAAGTAAGAAGGAGCCGGCCTAAAAACTGGAATAAGGAACCATTAAACAACACTTTAAAAGCTGGACAGGAGCTCTAGTAAGAAAAGACAAACATAACAGGTGGTCGATTAACTTTTTTGCTATCATTTGAAATACGTTGTTGGAAAGGAATGCtaagatttttaagaataaaaaagttGTGGAAGTTATTACTACAAAGAGTGGGTTGGCTTTAATTTGTTTCGTCTAATTATTGATGGCAATGTCGGAAATAATTTTAGTGTTTGTATTGTAACTCTAGACTTTCTAAATGTTCTATCTTACTGTATTGagttttttgtttcaaaaaaaaaaaacaagtattCATATACTTTACACCCATTTTGGTTAAATTCATATACGAaacataatcaaaatgaaaacattcccatttaattttataaaaaaaataaaaaattcatcaatTGTTAATTAAAGACTAATGTAAGTAAGTTTATTGATTATGTTGTAGGGGATATCACTGCTGATTAAAAAGCAAAACAAGAATATAATGAGTTGTCACCTAATCAGTTTTTCCTCCTcatgataaatatataatttttgtctaattttttttgaatttttttattaattaataa
This sequence is a window from Arachis duranensis cultivar V14167 chromosome 2, aradu.V14167.gnm2.J7QH, whole genome shotgun sequence. Protein-coding genes within it:
- the LOC107474696 gene encoding uncharacterized protein LOC107474696 translates to MTSNEYTYYSVHDVLRSYGLPAGLFPNNVKSYTLDETGFLEVQMHHPCLAQYETRVFFNSVVRTNLSFGQLKVFEGMYQEELFIWLPVKGIIVTDPSSGLIIIDIGLAYKHLSLSDFDNPPSCIYQG